One Scylla paramamosain isolate STU-SP2022 chromosome 7, ASM3559412v1, whole genome shotgun sequence DNA window includes the following coding sequences:
- the LOC135102325 gene encoding asparagine--tRNA ligase, cytoplasmic-like — protein MAEQLSDTMAQATLGEIYSSEKHGSDETGDGTEATPYKTALQAMRKAGKEPFPTIYVDSKEENEKYTVIAKSQLKKLTKLWKDECKKLEARLQKEKEDEEKRAKALEEARKITITEDKSLPAATCIKIRSSKDHRNQRVKVFGWVHRLRRQGKNMMFIVLRDGTGFMQCVLTDRLCQTYEAVILNTESSVVLYGLLQEVPEGKEAPGGHELQVDYWELVGGSPAGGAEAEINQLSNPDVQLDKRHLMLRGEKLLQGKVLRLRSILMKAFVDHYTDRGYEWVSPPALVQTQCEGGSTLFDFSFFGEKAYLTQSSQLYLETCLPSFGDVFCIEQSYRAEQSRTRRHLASYTHVEAECPFIKFSDLLDRIEDLVCDVVDRVMKHPVGSQLMKDLHPEFVAPTRPFYRMTYADAIKYLKEHDITKEDGTFYEFGEDIPEMPERKMTDKIGKPILLNSFPAGIKAFYMSRCADDHSLTESVDLLMPNVGEIVGGSMRMHDHQELMEAYKGAGLDPKPYYWYTDQRLYGTTPHGGYGLGLERFLCWLANRYHIREATLYPRFVGRCTP, from the exons ATGGCTGAGCAGCTGTCCGACACCATGGCTCAGGCCACCTTAG GAGAAATCTACTCATCGGAAAAGCATGGAAGTGATGAGACCGGTGATGGCACAGAGGCCACCCCTTACAAGACAGCATTGCAGGCGATGCGTAAGGCTGGCAAAGAACCTTTCCCTACTATCTACGTTGACagcaaagaggaaaatgag AAGTACACAGTCATAGCAAAAAGTCAGTTGAAGAAGCTCACAAAACTATGGAAGGAT GAATGCAAAAAACTAGAGGCACGCttgcagaaggagaaggaggatgaggagaagagagCCAAGGCTCTAGAGGAGGCAAGGAAAATTACCATAACAGAGGACAAGAGCCTGCCAGCTGCGACCTGCATCAAGATCCGCAGCAGTAAGGATCATCGCAACCAGAGAGTGAAGGTGTTTGGCTGGGTCCATCGGCTAAGGaggcaag gCAAGAACATGATGTTTATTGTCTTGCGCGATGGGACTGGCTTCATGCAGTGTGTGTTGACTGACCGGCTCTGCCAGACCTATGAAGCAGTCATCCTCAACACAGAGAGTAGTGTGGTGCTGTATGGCTTGCTGCAGGAGGTgcctgaaggaaaggag GCACCAGGTGGTCATGAGCTTCAGGTAGACTACTGGGAGTTGGTGGGTGGGTCACCTGCCGGAGGAGCAGAAGCAGAGATCAACCAGTTGTCAAACCCAGATGTACAGCTGGACAAACGCCACCTTATGCTTAGAGGCGAAAAACTGCTCCAAGGTAAA GTATTAAGACTGCGTTCCATTTTGATGAAGGCGTTTGTGGACCACTACACTGATCGAGGCTATGAATGGGTTTCTCCCCCCGCACTGGTACAGACACAGTGTGAGGGTGGCTCAACACTCTTTGATTTCAGTTTCTTTGGAGAAAAAGCATACCTGACTCAGTCCAGCCAACTGTACCTAGAGACTTGCCTTCCAAG ttTTGGTGATGTGTTCTGCATTGAACAGTCATACAGAGCAGAACAGTCCAGGACACGTCGCCACCTTGCTTCCTACACCCATGTTGAGGCCGAGTGTCCTTTCATTAAATTTTCCGATCTCCTTGATCGCATCGAGGATCTG GTGTGTGATGTTGTGGACCGGGTTATGAAACATCCTGTGGGAAGTCAACTCATGAAAGACTTGCACCCAGAGTTTGTGGCACCAACACGTCCCTTCTATAGAATGACCTATGCAGATGCTATCAAGTACCTGAAAGAACATGACATTACAAAGGAGGATGGAACATTCTATGAGTTTGGTGAG GACATCCCAGAAATGCCAGAGAGAAAAATGACGGACAAGATTGGCAAGCCCATTCTTCTGAACTCTTTCCCAGCCGGCATCAAGGCTTTTTATATGTCCCGCTGTGCTGATGACCACTCCCTCACAGAGTCG GTTGATCTTCTGATGCCTAATGTTGGGGAGATTGTTGGAGGCTCCATGAGGATGCATGATCACCAAGAGCTCATGGAGGCATACAAGGGAGCTGGTCTTGACCCAAAACCCTATTACTGGTACACTGACCAG CGGCTGTATGGTACTACACCCCATGGTGGATATGGCCTTGGTCTTGAGAGGTTCCTCTGCTGGCTGGCCAATCGCTACCACATCCGGGAAGCTACTCTGTATCCAAGATTTGTAGGTCGCTGCACTCCTTAG